Proteins co-encoded in one Pseudarthrobacter chlorophenolicus A6 genomic window:
- the miaA gene encoding tRNA (adenosine(37)-N6)-dimethylallyltransferase MiaA translates to MGTPPVIAVVGPTGSGKSDLAVNLALELDGEVINADAMQFYRGMDIGTAKITPAERRGIPHHLLDILDVTQEASVSDFQDQARRLIGDIHSRGKRAILVGGSGLYVRAALDILEFPGTDPALRRRLEDDLAAHGTATLRARLQDVDPVSAERLSDDRRIIRALEVHELTGRPFSSFMPRREYFQPAVQVGLSVDRAALHERLAARVHAMVDSGLQAEVRRLDGLGLRTGKTACRALGYSQFLQVLDGSATVAEAAESTIVATRQFARRQLTWFRADPRITWIDWQDPDLVARAAGLCSQ, encoded by the coding sequence GTGGGCACCCCGCCCGTCATCGCCGTCGTCGGTCCCACCGGGTCCGGAAAATCCGATCTGGCAGTCAACCTCGCCCTTGAGCTTGACGGCGAGGTCATTAATGCCGATGCCATGCAGTTCTACCGCGGCATGGACATCGGAACCGCCAAGATCACCCCGGCCGAGCGCCGCGGCATACCGCACCACCTCCTGGACATCCTCGATGTCACACAGGAGGCCAGCGTCTCGGACTTCCAGGACCAGGCACGCCGGCTGATAGGCGACATCCACTCCCGGGGGAAGCGGGCCATCCTGGTGGGCGGCTCCGGCCTCTATGTCCGCGCCGCCCTCGACATACTCGAATTTCCCGGTACTGACCCGGCGCTTCGGCGCAGGCTGGAAGACGACCTGGCAGCGCACGGCACGGCAACCCTGCGGGCCCGCCTCCAGGACGTGGACCCCGTCTCAGCCGAACGGTTGTCCGATGACCGGCGCATCATCCGCGCCCTGGAAGTCCATGAACTTACCGGGCGTCCCTTCAGTTCCTTCATGCCCCGGCGGGAGTACTTCCAGCCTGCCGTCCAGGTTGGCCTGTCCGTGGACCGCGCCGCATTGCATGAGCGGCTGGCCGCCAGGGTGCATGCAATGGTCGATTCCGGGTTGCAGGCTGAAGTGCGCCGGCTTGATGGACTGGGCCTGCGTACCGGGAAGACGGCGTGCCGTGCCCTGGGATATTCGCAGTTCCTGCAGGTCCTTGACGGCTCCGCCACAGTGGCCGAGGCTGCTGAAAGCACCATCGTGGCCACCCGGCAGTTCGCGCGCCGCCAGCTGACCTGGTTCCGCGCGGACCCCCGGATCACGTGGATCGACTGGCAGGATCCGGATTTGGTGGCCCGGGCCGCAGGCCTTTGCAGCCAATAG
- a CDS encoding LysM peptidoglycan-binding domain-containing protein produces the protein MSATSAFRSHGFDVHGNGARGKQAVREGRVAVQRNSASGHRSQAPLPPLRLTRRGKVVLIGIPLVLLAALLLSLAGFFNSPAKASDSAADLSVTPTVTVTVQPGESLWGIAADLAPERDARDVVADIVQLNNLSAGKILPGQQLFIPTR, from the coding sequence ATGTCAGCTACATCCGCTTTCAGGTCACACGGTTTCGACGTTCACGGCAACGGCGCCCGGGGTAAGCAGGCGGTGCGGGAAGGTCGTGTGGCGGTCCAGCGGAATTCGGCCAGCGGACACCGCAGCCAGGCGCCGCTGCCACCGCTGCGCCTCACGCGGCGGGGCAAGGTGGTCCTGATCGGGATTCCCCTGGTGCTGCTGGCGGCGCTCCTGCTCTCACTGGCTGGCTTCTTCAACTCCCCGGCCAAGGCTTCCGACTCCGCTGCGGACCTCTCCGTGACCCCCACCGTCACGGTGACTGTGCAGCCAGGTGAGTCGCTGTGGGGGATCGCCGCCGACCTCGCACCGGAGCGTGACGCCAGGGACGTCGTGGCGGATATTGTGCAGCTCAACAACCTGTCCGCCGGGAAGATTCTCCCGGGACAGCAGCTGTTCATTCCCACGCGCTAA
- the miaB gene encoding tRNA (N6-isopentenyl adenosine(37)-C2)-methylthiotransferase MiaB, protein MSLTIPSPMSGAPTEEPVSGLSREATARTYQVRTFGCQMNVHDSERMAGMLEDAGYVPADGDRADVVVFNTCAVRENADNKLYGNLGILAPVKAANPGMQIAVGGCLAQKDRETILKKAPWVDAVFGTHNVGALPALLERARHNDEAQLEILESLDVFPSTLPTKRDSVYAGWVSISVGCNNTCTFCIVPALRGKEKDRRPGDILAEVQALVDDGAIEVTLLGQNVNSYGVEFGDRQAFSKLLRACGDIEGLERVRFTSPHPAAFTDDVIDAMAETPNVMPQLHMPLQSGSDGILKAMKRSYRSTKFLGILDKVRDKIPHAAISTDIIVGFPGETEEDFQATLDVVEKSRFATAFTFQYSKRPGTPAADLPDQLPKAVVQERFERLTALQDRIAAEENKKQLGRRVEVMVTAQSGRKAEETHRLSGRSRDQRLVHFSVPAGAPAPRPGDLVTVTITDAGAFHLIADPAPGEYSLRRSRAGDAWDRSQAESCGVPAPGTGDGRKGVSLGMPSLPVRTS, encoded by the coding sequence GTGAGTTTGACCATTCCTTCCCCCATGTCCGGCGCCCCCACCGAAGAACCGGTGTCAGGCCTGTCACGTGAAGCCACGGCGCGTACCTACCAGGTGCGCACCTTCGGCTGCCAGATGAACGTCCATGACTCCGAGCGGATGGCAGGCATGCTTGAGGACGCCGGTTACGTCCCTGCGGACGGTGACCGGGCCGACGTCGTGGTTTTCAACACGTGCGCCGTGCGTGAGAATGCGGACAACAAGCTCTACGGAAACCTTGGAATCCTGGCGCCCGTCAAGGCCGCCAACCCGGGGATGCAGATCGCAGTGGGCGGCTGCCTGGCCCAAAAGGACCGCGAAACCATCCTGAAGAAGGCCCCGTGGGTGGACGCCGTTTTTGGTACCCACAACGTCGGTGCACTCCCGGCGCTGCTGGAAAGGGCCCGGCACAACGACGAAGCGCAGCTGGAGATCCTGGAATCCCTGGATGTTTTCCCTTCCACCCTTCCCACCAAGCGCGACTCCGTCTATGCCGGCTGGGTTTCCATTTCCGTCGGCTGCAACAACACCTGCACCTTCTGCATCGTGCCGGCGCTGCGGGGCAAGGAAAAAGACCGCAGGCCCGGGGACATCCTCGCTGAAGTCCAGGCGCTCGTGGACGATGGTGCCATTGAGGTCACCCTCTTGGGCCAGAACGTGAATTCGTACGGAGTGGAATTCGGAGACCGCCAGGCGTTCTCCAAGCTCCTGCGTGCCTGCGGCGACATCGAGGGCCTTGAGCGCGTCCGCTTTACCAGCCCTCATCCGGCAGCCTTCACGGACGACGTCATAGACGCCATGGCGGAGACCCCCAACGTCATGCCGCAGCTGCACATGCCGCTGCAGTCCGGCTCCGACGGCATCCTCAAGGCCATGAAGCGGTCATACCGGTCCACAAAGTTCCTGGGAATCCTGGACAAGGTCCGGGACAAGATCCCGCACGCGGCGATCTCTACAGACATCATCGTCGGCTTCCCGGGGGAGACCGAGGAGGACTTCCAGGCCACACTGGACGTCGTGGAAAAGTCGCGTTTCGCCACCGCCTTCACCTTCCAATACTCCAAGCGTCCCGGCACCCCCGCTGCCGACCTGCCGGACCAGCTGCCCAAGGCCGTGGTCCAGGAGCGGTTTGAGCGCCTGACGGCCCTCCAGGACAGGATCGCCGCGGAAGAGAACAAGAAGCAGCTGGGCCGCCGGGTGGAGGTCATGGTCACCGCGCAATCCGGGCGGAAGGCGGAAGAAACCCACCGCCTGTCCGGACGTTCACGGGACCAGCGGCTGGTGCACTTCTCCGTCCCGGCCGGCGCGCCGGCGCCGCGGCCCGGAGACCTGGTCACCGTCACCATCACAGACGCCGGCGCCTTCCACCTCATCGCCGATCCCGCGCCGGGGGAGTACAGCCTGCGCCGCTCCCGCGCAGGCGACGCCTGGGACAGGTCCCAGGCCGAGTCCTGCGGTGTCCCGGCACCGGGCACCGGCGACGGACGCAAGGGCGTCTCGCTCGGCATGCCTTCGCTGCCCGTGCGCACTTCCTGA
- the lexA gene encoding transcriptional repressor LexA, whose product MAAAATGGRATSQPKKTTKGLTPRQKKILETIQRSVNVNGYPPSMREIGDTVGLASLSSVTHQLSQLEKLGYLRRDPKRPRAMEVLMPLTLDGGATGRTARQAAEPAAAAAPGITASVTELPTALDTAMVPLVGRIAAGGPILADQVVEDVMPLPRQLVGQGELFMLKVAGDSMVDAAICDGDWVVVRRQADAANGDIVAALLDDEATVKTFRQRDGHTWLLPQNTQYEPILGDHATIMGKVVSVLRSL is encoded by the coding sequence ATGGCAGCAGCAGCCACCGGGGGCAGGGCGACCTCGCAGCCGAAGAAGACAACAAAAGGCCTGACGCCGAGGCAGAAAAAAATCCTCGAGACCATCCAGCGTTCGGTCAACGTCAACGGTTACCCGCCGTCCATGCGCGAGATTGGGGACACCGTGGGGCTGGCGAGCCTCTCGAGCGTCACCCACCAGCTCTCGCAGCTGGAAAAGCTGGGCTACCTCCGGCGCGATCCGAAGCGGCCCCGGGCCATGGAGGTCCTGATGCCGCTGACCCTGGACGGCGGCGCAACCGGCAGGACCGCCAGGCAGGCAGCGGAACCTGCGGCGGCGGCCGCCCCGGGGATCACGGCGTCCGTCACCGAATTGCCCACCGCGCTGGACACGGCCATGGTGCCCCTCGTGGGCCGCATTGCCGCCGGCGGCCCCATCCTGGCGGACCAGGTGGTGGAGGACGTGATGCCACTCCCCCGCCAGCTGGTGGGCCAGGGCGAACTCTTCATGCTGAAGGTGGCCGGTGATTCCATGGTGGACGCCGCCATCTGCGACGGCGACTGGGTGGTGGTCCGGCGCCAGGCCGACGCCGCGAACGGCGACATCGTCGCGGCCCTCCTGGACGACGAAGCCACGGTCAAGACGTTCCGCCAGCGCGACGGCCACACGTGGCTGCTGCCCCAGAACACGCAGTACGAACCGATCCTTGGCGACCATGCCACCATCATGGGCAAAGTGGTTTCGGTCCTCCGGTCGCTGTGA
- the dapF gene encoding diaminopimelate epimerase, which produces MDATLTETTGTAFQALAGLRFSKGHGTGNDFVLVADPEGEHTIDAGHVAALCNRHLGIGGDGLIRAVPSRFLPEGREILAANPDAEWFMDYRNGDGSLSEMCGNGVRVFVHFLRAEGLIDLPVGGALAIGTRGGLKTVVRTADGYAVDMGPWEFIFPGEATAKAMDSLVTAEGLEVPRPALSVSMGNPHTVVALAELGELEATRLYTAPAVEPVPANGTNVEFVVPSEPLVLDGIGSVTMRVHERGVGETQSCGTGACAAAVAIRHWAGAGAPDAWRVNVPGGVVGVKFFAGPGGHEHVELSGPAVIVASGTLS; this is translated from the coding sequence ATGGATGCAACCCTGACAGAAACCACCGGAACCGCCTTTCAAGCACTGGCAGGGCTGCGGTTCTCCAAGGGGCACGGAACCGGCAATGACTTTGTCCTGGTGGCCGATCCTGAGGGTGAGCACACTATCGACGCTGGCCATGTGGCTGCCCTGTGCAACCGGCACCTTGGCATCGGTGGAGATGGCCTGATCCGGGCCGTCCCGTCGCGGTTCCTTCCCGAGGGCCGCGAGATCCTGGCGGCCAACCCTGACGCCGAGTGGTTCATGGACTACCGGAACGGCGACGGATCGCTGTCCGAAATGTGCGGCAACGGTGTCCGTGTCTTTGTCCACTTCCTCCGTGCTGAAGGGCTGATCGATCTCCCGGTGGGTGGCGCCCTGGCCATCGGCACCCGCGGCGGCCTGAAGACAGTGGTGCGCACCGCCGACGGCTATGCAGTGGACATGGGACCGTGGGAGTTCATTTTCCCCGGCGAGGCCACGGCCAAAGCCATGGACTCGCTGGTCACCGCCGAAGGCCTGGAAGTCCCTCGTCCGGCCCTGTCAGTCAGCATGGGCAACCCGCATACCGTGGTGGCACTTGCCGAACTCGGGGAGCTCGAAGCAACCCGCCTCTACACCGCCCCGGCCGTGGAACCGGTCCCCGCCAACGGAACCAATGTTGAATTCGTGGTGCCGTCCGAACCGCTGGTCCTTGATGGCATCGGCTCCGTCACCATGCGGGTCCACGAGCGCGGCGTGGGGGAGACGCAGTCGTGCGGCACGGGAGCCTGTGCCGCCGCCGTCGCAATCCGCCACTGGGCCGGGGCCGGTGCCCCGGACGCATGGCGCGTCAATGTTCCGGGCGGAGTGGTGGGGGTTAAGTTCTTCGCCGGCCCCGGCGGCCACGAACATGTGGAGCTCAGCGGCCCTGCCGTCATTGTGGCGTCGGGGACGCTTTCCTGA
- a CDS encoding ATP-dependent DNA helicase — MPEAVATESKETAGGQLVIELLDRAVSAMGGQSRSGQHEMARQVAQAIESGNHLLVQAGTGTGKSLAYLIPLIAHALESNKPALVSTATLALQTQIVGRDLPRLLKAITPALDRPVKVALVKGRSNYVCRHKLEGGFPSEEPSEGQLFSLGEDTAVPHFAAAAGGPQSQLGKEVVRLREWAEKTSTGDRDELLPGVTDRAWKQVSVTSMECLGSQKCPLAEECFSELARQDAAEADVVVTNHAMLAVSAFEGLAVLPEYDVVVVDEAHELQDRVTGAVSGQLSVAMVHAAASGARKHTAITVDALNAAAANLELALAGAPNGLLPNGLNDEQLDCVDQLREACRAALSDSKGDSSNTADGGRQLARSRLMLILELSERLLAARENREVVWISRAGTFDPGQGYSHPDDSAPALVNIAPLSVAGRLREGLFAGHTVVLTSATLAIGSAFEPAAGGLGLVGEGAPAWTGIDVGSPFDYPKQGILYVAGHLPKPGRGASPESLAELEALIRASNGGALCLFSSRRAAEEAAEALRPKLGMTVLCQGDSTMTALVKQFADEPDTCLFGTMSLWQGVDVPGVSCRLVVIDRIPFPRPDDPLMTARSRAVAQAGGNGFMSVSATHAAIRLAQGAGRLIRSTGDRGVVAVLDSRLATERYAGFLRGALPPFWATTDRTTAIAALERLSGETP; from the coding sequence ATGCCTGAGGCTGTGGCAACTGAATCCAAGGAAACGGCCGGCGGGCAGCTTGTCATCGAGCTGCTCGACCGGGCCGTTTCCGCCATGGGCGGCCAAAGCCGCTCCGGGCAGCATGAGATGGCGCGCCAGGTGGCACAGGCCATCGAATCCGGCAACCACCTCCTGGTGCAGGCCGGGACCGGTACCGGGAAGTCGCTGGCGTACCTGATCCCGCTGATCGCCCATGCCCTTGAAAGCAACAAGCCGGCGCTGGTGTCCACGGCCACCCTGGCGCTGCAGACGCAGATTGTGGGCAGGGACCTGCCCCGGCTCCTCAAAGCCATCACCCCGGCCCTCGACCGGCCCGTCAAGGTGGCGCTGGTCAAAGGCCGTTCCAATTACGTGTGCCGGCACAAGCTGGAAGGCGGGTTCCCCTCCGAAGAACCCTCCGAAGGGCAGCTCTTCTCCCTCGGTGAGGACACAGCCGTGCCGCACTTCGCCGCAGCCGCCGGCGGGCCGCAGTCCCAGCTCGGAAAGGAAGTGGTCCGGCTCCGGGAATGGGCCGAGAAAACCTCCACAGGAGACCGGGACGAACTCCTTCCCGGCGTGACGGACCGGGCCTGGAAACAGGTCTCGGTAACCTCCATGGAGTGCCTGGGCTCCCAGAAATGCCCCCTGGCCGAGGAATGCTTCAGCGAGCTTGCCCGCCAGGACGCCGCCGAGGCCGACGTCGTGGTGACCAACCATGCCATGCTTGCGGTCAGCGCGTTCGAGGGGCTTGCGGTGCTGCCCGAGTACGACGTCGTGGTGGTGGATGAGGCCCACGAGCTGCAGGACCGGGTCACCGGTGCCGTGTCCGGCCAGCTGTCCGTCGCGATGGTCCATGCCGCTGCCTCAGGCGCCCGTAAACACACGGCCATCACCGTGGACGCGCTCAATGCCGCCGCGGCGAACCTGGAGCTGGCCCTGGCTGGGGCGCCAAACGGGCTGCTTCCCAACGGACTGAACGACGAACAGCTCGACTGCGTGGACCAGCTGCGCGAAGCCTGCAGGGCGGCGCTGTCAGATTCCAAGGGCGACAGCAGCAACACGGCCGACGGCGGCAGGCAGCTTGCGCGTTCACGCCTGATGCTCATCCTCGAGCTCTCCGAGCGGCTTTTGGCGGCCAGGGAGAACCGCGAGGTCGTATGGATCTCGCGCGCCGGAACCTTTGATCCGGGCCAGGGCTATTCCCACCCTGACGACAGTGCTCCGGCGCTGGTCAACATTGCGCCGTTGTCCGTAGCCGGAAGGCTGCGTGAGGGCCTTTTTGCCGGGCATACAGTGGTCCTGACGTCCGCAACCCTGGCCATCGGCTCTGCATTTGAGCCCGCGGCCGGGGGATTGGGCCTGGTGGGCGAAGGGGCGCCGGCCTGGACCGGGATCGACGTCGGCTCGCCGTTCGACTATCCCAAGCAGGGCATCCTCTACGTGGCCGGGCACCTGCCCAAGCCGGGCCGTGGCGCGTCGCCGGAATCACTGGCGGAGCTGGAGGCCCTCATCCGCGCCTCGAACGGCGGGGCGCTGTGCCTGTTCTCCTCACGGCGGGCAGCCGAAGAGGCGGCCGAAGCGCTCCGGCCCAAGCTGGGCATGACGGTCCTGTGCCAGGGCGATTCCACCATGACGGCACTCGTCAAGCAGTTCGCCGATGAACCGGACACGTGCCTGTTCGGCACCATGTCGCTTTGGCAGGGCGTTGACGTCCCCGGAGTTTCCTGCCGGCTGGTGGTCATCGACCGGATCCCCTTCCCACGCCCGGATGATCCCCTCATGACGGCCCGTTCCCGGGCTGTGGCTCAGGCAGGCGGCAACGGCTTCATGTCCGTCTCGGCGACGCATGCCGCCATCCGGCTGGCACAGGGCGCCGGCAGGCTGATCCGTTCCACCGGCGACAGAGGAGTGGTGGCGGTCCTCGATTCCCGCCTGGCCACGGAACGCTATGCCGGGTTCCTTCGCGGCGCCCTTCCGCCTTTCTGGGCTACGACGGACCGCACGACGGCGATCGCGGCCTTGGAGCGGCTGTCCGGGGAAACGCCGTAG
- a CDS encoding class I SAM-dependent methyltransferase yields the protein MESAHYFSASPAGPFTRKPLTVELAGETRTLQTSNGIFSPDGIDKGTAVLLAEVPAPAATGNLLDIGCGWGPIALTMALKAPHAQVYAVDVNERCIALTNGNAAALGLSNVAASTPDAVDPAVQFDTIWSNPPIRIGKDELHSLLKLWLPRLAPGGTAYLVVQKNLGSDSLQRWLAAELDGSFTVTRESTSKSFRVLKVRKASPTPQ from the coding sequence ATGGAGTCCGCACACTATTTCAGCGCATCGCCCGCCGGCCCCTTTACCCGGAAACCGCTGACCGTGGAACTCGCCGGAGAAACGCGGACGCTGCAGACCTCGAACGGCATCTTCAGCCCGGACGGCATCGATAAGGGAACCGCGGTTCTGCTCGCGGAGGTTCCCGCCCCCGCAGCTACCGGCAACCTCCTGGACATCGGCTGCGGCTGGGGCCCCATCGCCCTGACGATGGCCCTGAAGGCACCCCATGCGCAGGTCTACGCCGTGGACGTGAACGAACGCTGCATTGCCCTGACCAACGGGAACGCCGCAGCCCTGGGCCTGTCGAATGTTGCAGCAAGCACGCCGGATGCCGTGGATCCCGCAGTACAGTTCGACACCATCTGGTCAAACCCGCCCATCCGGATCGGCAAGGATGAGCTGCACTCCCTGCTGAAGCTGTGGCTGCCCCGGCTCGCCCCCGGAGGCACTGCCTACCTGGTGGTCCAGAAGAACCTGGGGTCGGATTCCCTGCAGCGCTGGCTGGCGGCAGAGCTCGACGGGTCCTTCACGGTAACGCGGGAGTCGACGTCGAAATCGTTCCGCGTACTGAAAGTCAGGAAAGCGTCCCCGACGCCACAATGA
- a CDS encoding histidinol-phosphate transaminase: MNDQLDRLNRLPLRSNLRGITPYGAPQLDVPILLNVNENTHGVPADVTAAITKAVAEAAAGLNRYPDREFTELRKALAEYLGHGLDEANVWAANGSNEVLQQILQAFGGPGRTALGFPPTYSMYPLLASGTDTGYIKGEREDGYGLSAESAARQVRELKPNIVFLCSPNNPTGTGLGLDVVEAVYDAGAESQAIVIVDEAYHEFAHDGTPSALTLLPGRERLIVSRTMSKAFALAGARLGYMAAAPEVTDALRLVRLPYHLSAITQATALAALQHREALMADVEDIKKQRDRIVSELTRMGLKPAASDSNYVFFGGLENPHQVWQGLLDAGVLIRDVGIPGHLRVTAGTETETTAFLTSLESILASQPALPA; this comes from the coding sequence GTGAATGACCAGCTTGATCGCCTGAACCGGCTTCCCCTCCGCAGCAACCTCCGTGGCATTACGCCCTACGGTGCTCCGCAGCTGGATGTCCCCATCCTCCTCAACGTCAACGAGAACACCCATGGGGTCCCGGCCGACGTCACAGCGGCCATCACGAAGGCCGTTGCGGAAGCTGCCGCCGGCCTGAACCGCTACCCGGACCGGGAGTTCACCGAGCTCCGCAAGGCCCTTGCCGAGTACTTGGGCCACGGCCTGGATGAGGCCAACGTGTGGGCAGCCAACGGCTCCAATGAAGTGCTCCAGCAGATCCTGCAGGCATTCGGCGGTCCGGGCCGCACGGCACTTGGCTTCCCGCCCACGTATTCCATGTACCCCCTGCTGGCCAGCGGCACCGACACCGGATACATCAAGGGCGAGCGTGAGGACGGATACGGCCTCAGCGCCGAATCGGCCGCCCGCCAGGTCCGGGAACTGAAGCCCAACATCGTTTTCCTGTGCTCCCCGAACAACCCCACCGGCACCGGCCTTGGCCTGGACGTGGTGGAAGCTGTCTACGACGCCGGCGCCGAAAGCCAGGCCATCGTGATCGTGGATGAGGCCTACCACGAGTTCGCCCACGACGGCACGCCCAGCGCCCTGACGCTGCTGCCCGGCCGTGAGCGGTTGATCGTTTCCCGCACCATGAGCAAAGCGTTCGCACTGGCCGGCGCCCGGCTGGGATACATGGCCGCCGCCCCGGAAGTCACGGACGCACTGCGCCTGGTCCGTCTCCCGTACCACCTGTCGGCCATCACCCAGGCAACCGCCCTGGCGGCCCTGCAGCACCGCGAAGCCCTTATGGCGGACGTCGAGGACATCAAGAAGCAGCGCGACCGGATCGTGTCCGAGCTGACCCGCATGGGCCTCAAGCCGGCGGCATCCGACTCCAACTACGTGTTCTTCGGCGGACTCGAGAATCCCCACCAGGTCTGGCAGGGACTGCTGGACGCGGGTGTGCTGATCCGCGACGTCGGCATCCCGGGGCACCTGCGGGTCACTGCCGGCACTGAGACTGAAACCACAGCGTTCCTCACCTCCCTGGAAAGCATCCTTGCCAGCCAGCCGGCCCTTCCCGCCTAG
- a CDS encoding regulatory protein RecX, whose product MTGFEKRRGGSAGSRRRRTSGSSAGAEEREPSADPGSPGFGDREPDPVTVAQTIVYRQLTVSAKSRLQLARKLAERNVPEDVAESVLDKFEDARLIDDAEFANMWVRSRSQSRKLAKGALRRELAEKGIDEESAAAALEQLSDQDEEDAARALVERKLRPGTDLQDRAERDKATRRLASMLARKGYQPSQAFRIVGEVLDSRSGQPGED is encoded by the coding sequence TTGACTGGCTTTGAAAAACGCCGGGGCGGGTCCGCAGGGTCCCGCCGCCGGCGAACCAGCGGCTCTTCGGCCGGCGCGGAGGAAAGGGAGCCGTCCGCTGATCCCGGCTCCCCGGGGTTTGGTGACCGCGAACCGGATCCCGTTACGGTGGCGCAGACCATCGTCTACCGGCAGCTCACGGTGTCGGCCAAGAGCCGGCTCCAACTGGCCCGAAAGCTCGCCGAACGGAATGTCCCGGAGGACGTTGCCGAGTCGGTCCTGGACAAATTCGAGGATGCCCGGCTGATCGATGACGCCGAGTTCGCCAACATGTGGGTCCGCAGCCGCTCGCAATCACGGAAACTGGCGAAGGGTGCACTGCGCCGGGAACTGGCAGAGAAGGGCATCGACGAGGAATCCGCAGCTGCGGCGCTGGAACAGCTCTCCGACCAGGATGAGGAGGACGCTGCCCGGGCCCTGGTGGAACGCAAGCTTCGTCCCGGCACGGACCTCCAGGACCGTGCCGAGCGGGACAAGGCCACCCGGCGGCTGGCGTCGATGCTGGCCCGCAAGGGATACCAACCGTCGCAGGCTTTCCGCATCGTGGGAGAGGTCCTGGACTCACGGTCCGGCCAGCCCGGCGAAGACTGA
- the hflX gene encoding GTPase HflX: MTSQPNTGSDPAAQDMSPAEIQAVIDRILAKDVPAGSRTSEGAGDAKAVLGKAQAISHLDAEHSEYDGDQQDLEERRALRRTAGLSTELEDVTEVEYRQLRLERVVLAGLWSEGTLADAENSLRELAALAETAGSEVLDGLVQRRAKPDPGTFLGSGKAQELKDIVMSTGADTVVVDAELAPSQRRGLEDIVKVKVIDRTGLILDIFAQHAKSREGKAQVELAQLEYLLPRLRGWGESMSRQAGGQVGGAAAGMGSRGPGETKIELDRRRIRTRMAKLRREIAAMKPARETKRANRRRNEVPSVAIAGYTNAGKSSLLNRLTDAGVLVENALFATLDPTIRKAETSDGLGYTLADTVGFVRSLPTQLVEAFRSTLEEVADSDLILHVVDASHPDPEGQIAAVRKVFGEVDARKIPEIIVLNKADAADPFVVERLKQREPRHVVVSARTGEGIAELLKTISDSIPRPGVQLELLIPYNRGDLISKLHDSDAEIISMDHVEAGTRAVVKVREGLAAELESFAVNA, translated from the coding sequence ATGACCAGCCAGCCCAACACCGGATCCGATCCAGCAGCCCAGGATATGAGCCCAGCGGAAATCCAAGCTGTTATCGACAGGATCCTCGCCAAGGACGTACCGGCCGGCTCCAGGACGTCCGAGGGCGCCGGCGACGCGAAGGCGGTCCTCGGCAAAGCCCAGGCCATCTCCCACCTGGACGCCGAGCACTCCGAATACGACGGCGACCAGCAGGACCTTGAGGAGCGGCGCGCCCTGCGCCGCACGGCAGGCCTGTCCACCGAGCTCGAAGACGTCACCGAAGTCGAATACCGCCAGCTGCGGCTGGAGCGCGTGGTCCTTGCCGGGCTTTGGTCCGAAGGCACCCTGGCCGACGCCGAGAACTCCCTGCGGGAGCTCGCAGCCCTGGCCGAGACCGCCGGCTCGGAAGTCCTGGACGGCCTCGTGCAGCGCCGTGCCAAGCCGGACCCCGGCACGTTCCTGGGCTCGGGCAAGGCGCAGGAGCTCAAGGACATCGTCATGTCCACGGGAGCGGACACAGTGGTGGTCGACGCCGAGCTGGCCCCTTCCCAGCGACGCGGGCTGGAAGACATCGTCAAGGTCAAGGTCATCGACCGCACCGGGCTCATCCTGGACATCTTCGCCCAGCATGCGAAGAGCCGCGAAGGCAAGGCCCAGGTTGAGCTGGCGCAGCTCGAGTACCTGCTTCCGCGCCTGCGCGGCTGGGGCGAGTCGATGTCCCGCCAGGCAGGCGGCCAGGTGGGCGGCGCCGCCGCCGGCATGGGTTCGCGCGGTCCCGGTGAGACGAAGATCGAACTGGACCGGCGCCGGATCCGTACCCGGATGGCCAAGCTGCGGCGCGAAATCGCCGCGATGAAGCCTGCCCGGGAAACCAAGCGCGCCAACCGTCGTCGTAATGAAGTGCCGTCCGTGGCGATCGCGGGCTACACAAACGCCGGTAAGTCGTCCCTGCTCAACCGGCTGACCGATGCAGGGGTGCTGGTGGAGAACGCCCTGTTCGCCACGCTGGACCCCACCATCCGCAAGGCCGAGACCTCCGACGGCCTGGGCTACACCCTGGCCGACACCGTGGGCTTCGTCCGGTCCCTCCCCACCCAGCTGGTGGAGGCCTTCCGGTCCACCCTGGAGGAAGTGGCCGACTCCGACCTCATCCTGCATGTGGTGGACGCGTCCCACCCGGATCCCGAGGGCCAGATCGCCGCTGTGCGGAAGGTGTTCGGCGAGGTCGACGCACGCAAGATCCCGGAGATCATTGTCCTGAACAAGGCTGACGCCGCTGATCCCTTCGTGGTGGAGCGGCTGAAGCAGCGTGAACCGCGCCATGTGGTGGTTTCTGCGCGCACCGGCGAGGGAATCGCGGAACTGCTCAAGACCATCAGTGATTCGATTCCGCGCCCCGGCGTCCAGCTGGAGCTGCTCATCCCGTACAACCGCGGCGACTTGATCAGCAAGCTGCATGACTCCGACGCGGAGATCATCAGCATGGACCATGTCGAGGCCGGAACCCGGGCGGTGGTGAAGGTCCGTGAGGGCCTGGCCGCCGAGCTGGAATCCTTCGCCGTCAATGCCTGA